Genomic DNA from Luteitalea sp.:
TAGCGCAGGCCTTCAGGCCTGCCAACCGCACCGTGCCGCAGGCCTAAAGGCCTGCGCTACGGACGCGGGGTTCTCACAGCTTTTCCACCTGCAAGAAATCGAGCTCAACTGGCGTCGATCTGCCGAAGATCGTCACCATCACCTTGAGCGTGTTCTTGTCCGTGTTCACCTCTTCGACTACGCCGTTGAAGCCGGCGAACGGACCCTCGTTAATCCGTACCTGGTCGCTTCTTTCGAACGTGTACTTGGGCTTCGGCTTCTCGGCTGCCTGCGAGACTTGCTCCAGAATCTGGTCGACCTCGTCCCGCGAGAGCGGCGTCGGCTTCGCACCAGCGCCCACGAACCCGGTCACCTTGGGCGTGTTCTTGACCACATGCCACGCGTTGTCCGACATGCTCATTTCGACGAGCAGATAGCCCGGGAAGAAACGCTTCGAGCTCACCACCTTCTTCCCGCCCCGCATCTCGACAACATCCTCGGTCGGAATCAGGATCTCGCCGATCTCCCCCTGCAACCCATAGGCCTGGATGCGTTGTTCGAGTGACTCCTTGACCTTCTTCTCGAACCCGGAGTACGTGTGGACGATGTACCACTGCTTGGCGGCTGGTTCTGTCGTCGTCATCATCACGCCCCCAAGACTCTGAGGATCCCGGCCACAACCCGATCGAACAGCAAATCAAGCCCCCACAGGTACAAGCCAAAGAAGATCGCCGTCAGAATGACGACAAAGGTTGTCGCGTACACTTCCGTGCGCGTCGGCCAGGTCACGCGACGCATTTCTTCGCGCACTTTCACGA
This window encodes:
- the nusG gene encoding transcription termination/antitermination protein NusG; amino-acid sequence: MTTTEPAAKQWYIVHTYSGFEKKVKESLEQRIQAYGLQGEIGEILIPTEDVVEMRGGKKVVSSKRFFPGYLLVEMSMSDNAWHVVKNTPKVTGFVGAGAKPTPLSRDEVDQILEQVSQAAEKPKPKYTFERSDQVRINEGPFAGFNGVVEEVNTDKNTLKVMVTIFGRSTPVELDFLQVEKL
- the secE gene encoding preprotein translocase subunit SecE, coding for MRAMAERAGESSGGLLSKPGEWWSRSRDFVVKVREEMRRVTWPTRTEVYATTFVVILTAIFFGLYLWGLDLLFDRVVAGILRVLGA